A stretch of the Helicoverpa zea isolate HzStark_Cry1AcR chromosome 15, ilHelZeax1.1, whole genome shotgun sequence genome encodes the following:
- the LOC124637090 gene encoding alpha-(1,3)-fucosyltransferase C-like, translated as MSFLFKLQYNFLSLKCALSVLLFLIIFTLLQIWTDRSMVHYTHIIPSLQMFSDNGPIQSNISMKSILIWDKYYLMTTNHGNQIFPRLQCRVNNCLFTENKDLFNGDYTQFDAVLFAEQVLGQGFKLPEKRAQSQIYIFTTIESAYHVPACEVYHDNFFNWTFTYRLDSDVLWPHFIVRNAKRHVVAPSIDVKWKQYTRKRINSNILKILHQKTKAAAWLVSNCKADSARDDYLTRLQENLYHFSLQIDVYGECSKVKCANDNCGEMLAKDYYFYMAFENSFSEDYVTEKVLDGYHHYVVPIVYGGANYTRFLPPGSYLNARELHPYNLAYIMYQSIKRPMKYHQFFRWTNYYTLDNDIPGHHPLCNLCEALNSEKAKIPKTYKNFRFWWNGRNGMKWCLSRNFWNETSLMHIDIRDMFHMY; from the exons ATGtcgtttttattcaaattacagTATAATTTTTTATCCTTAAAATGTGCGCTATCCGTGTTAttgtttttgataatatttacacTATTACAGATATGGACAGATCGTTCTATGGTACATTATACCCACATAATACCTAGCTTGCAAATGTTCTCTGATAATGGACCTATACAATCTAATATATCGATGAAAAGCATATTAATATGGGACAAGTATTACTTGATGACCACTAACCATGGTAACCAGATATTCCCGAGGCTACAGTGCCGAGTTAACAACTGTTTATTCACTGAAAACAAGGATTTGTTTAATGGAGACTACACGCAGTTTGATGCTGTGCTTTTTGCTGAGCAAGTATTAGGGCAGGGCTTCAAGCTTCCAGAGAAGCGAGCGCAGTCACAAATATACATCTTCACTACAATCGAGTCGGCGTACCACGTCCCAGCTTGTGAAGTGTACCACGATAACTTCTTCAACTGGACGTTTACGTACAGACTGGACTCGGACGTGCTGTGGCCACACTTCATAGTGCGTAATGCGAAACGCCACGTTGTGGCTCCGAGCATAGACGTGAAGTGGAAACAGTACACTAGGAAGCGCATCAATTCCAACATACTGAAGATCCTACATCAGAAAACAAAAGCCGCCGCCTGGCTAGTCAGTAACTGCAAAGCTGACAGCGCGCGCGACGATTACCTAACACGACTTCAGGAGAACCTATACCACTTCTCTCTTCAGATAGACGTATACGGCGAATGTTCCAAAGTCAAATGTGCAAATGATAACTGTGGGGAAATGTTGGCTAAAGATTATTACTTCTACATGGCGTTCGAGAACTCTTTCTCGGAAGATTACGTCACAGAGAAGGTGTTGGACGGGTACCATCATTATGTAGTCCCCATTGTGTACGGTGGTGCTAATTACACCAG ATTCCTCCCGCCTGGCTCCTACCTCAACGCCCGCGAGCTTCATCCCTACAACTTGGCTTACATCATGTATCAATCTATCAAGCGCCCGATGAAGTACCACCAGTTCTTCAGATGGACTAACTACTACACTTTAGACAACGACATACCTGGCCATCATCCTTTATGCAACCTCTGTGAAGCTTTAAACAGTGAAAAAGCTAAAATACCAAAGACGTATAAAAACTTTAGGTTCTGGTGGAATGGTCGTAACGGGATGAAGTGGTGCTTGTCAAGAAACTTTTGGAATGAGACCTCTTTGATGCACATAGATATTAGGGATATGTTCCATATGTACTAA